In Lactobacillus sp. PV012, one genomic interval encodes:
- a CDS encoding mucin-binding protein, with amino-acid sequence MKHGTKDVTDDPSQADKVSKTVTRTIDVDVAGKTSEYTTQSVTLHRTATEDLVTKEVTYGDWNTEGAKFRRSNSPSRSRLHSIKPRCRTRSSRNR; translated from the coding sequence ATCAAGCATGGTACTAAGGATGTAACTGACGATCCAAGTCAAGCAGATAAGGTAAGCAAGACAGTTACTAGAACTATTGATGTTGATGTTGCAGGTAAGACTAGTGAATACACTACTCAATCAGTAACTCTTCACAGAACTGCAACCGAAGACTTAGTAACTAAGGAAGTAACTTACGGTGACTGGAACACTGAAGGTGCTAAGTTTCGACGCAGTAACAGCCCCAGCAGAAGCAGGTTACACAGTATCAAACCCAGATGCCGCACCAGAAGTAGCCGTAACCGGTGA
- a CDS encoding Rib/alpha-like domain-containing protein — protein MLSKKNYQEKLRKMEQKKERFSIRKFSVGAASVLIGFFFMGAGTQSVVHADVATKVQAENVSSSNDQETKPATSEAAIQSSNKENESLASSSATSQASSAASDAESISASSAASQEATSEKSTHSQASESVKSSADKKETVQSSSAAKEDKQKLTSVASAESTTPASSSVAVNTSAASISSAASSANNANKEEKAASSAANLQVQPIANSDVNSVQPVTSQALNNLKTANMANELKSLVAQGAAVGKNDKGTYAMLDATQATDPTVNSQDVSDWASFIGALNDANVGVINVTKDITVTGKTANLGGQALGYNGCLTLPTTNNARKVTITSADNSTIDFGHYSLMFQNSNQKNGNGWDITLDNLTLKGVEKDGSGETASAAPTLYGLLSFEDVSGANQKKDTVTLHDVTATTTNRPIVEGASKDNHSNEYYTLKLSGNNNITASFNDHTAGDTLGVSGSALDAGYVSVEDGTTTINVGSTWDAMNNYGADAIRSSQFDVSDNDGNVTKYSVDVKQGATVNITGTGYAKGIFEADGQHGSVNIDGTVNMNMGTGRSLAIFGGNLNIGKTGSVDITTQQASDGGKDLNSFKGGQYGVISIGQGNPATTGNAAAMNAINDNGSLKIVRTSTKKTLTPLIALGSGSSLHDGDFRVNVNNGAKLDLQDGANQYDLGMIYVSGAGTKSSFNVTNPGYVNLQRLNNPLPSVGGQLVYLEGNPQEFITNAPIAEWQAGNMTNSPSFTWMVDKLDTMNNWGTNAGTGFTPAGKTTTQSGKGVPTLLTSNATVVMSSNQGGGQYNGAQVANSSTNQGTVINNNVHLNSLLNNFSYATPQRLAMGTELVAKDSPIKSKDSDLYDPEVQTIDGTTDQTLADLNARDGIKGLLKADLVEKGGITTLSGTPISDAEANDLIGSVDWYNASTDAADWNANMLDNNGAAEAQPTNPTGKLKTTDKSAWAKLTYKDGSVDFVDIPLNITKPQADQYEPAYPAVAGLNDKDQTTTPTFKDADGNATTAPADTTYAFTNPDNVPTGVTIDSSTGTITVPAGTTPGAYTIPVTVTYPDKSTDDTNASVTVDAMPEVQPIAVSDGKVPDASTGIKNYDATGKAGYPSKVEWTTTPTIDPSNPGTTPYEASVTYPDGTTTTTKIPVTVVGAKEDGDHTTVYGPMSMTTFNGDPANTHKTTDGSATVTPSKFNSIVVQSDYNYDTGVYGKSKTYNLSSDGTTYVNADDPSDTFAADTISYAWLPDYTPNTNVDQFKNADGQVVVGDTLANDPIEKNTTGYLVGNSRYRANSTLSGDALTKLLIPASVATTWHNQFINFYAATPVTGLTAIHNEDASIPAATSAVDESQLTAAHNAAVSSTEWQTKPDISKVGDTTGTVRINFTDGTHLDVDVPIKVTDNDADTYVPSYPDTAGLNDKPQTITPVVKDDKGNTASVPTGTTYTFTNPDEVPTGVTIDSTTGTITVPAGTTPGAYNIPVTVTYPDGNTDTPTASVTVDAVPEVQPITVSDGKVPDATTGIKNYDPTGKAGYPSKVEWTTTPVIDPTKPGTTDYTVRVTYPDGNTTTATVPVTVTNDAQIYTPKGQDFTVYQTAVPGAAEGIANASELPDGTTYTWKTAPDTINPAGLEGTENYGKSTVVPAVVTVNYPDGSSTDVPINVTVKSNKLTVQRHLVYTIPSGPNKGQKVDTVPLSQATSITLAPGIYEYNAAGIPEPIFNSNSTWGTGTIINMPAPYFKGYTANPQMVPTLNIGGENITAEVPTEVYQEITYTANTQTGKISYVDSTGTEIGSTPLTGKTDEPVAINPVAPENWKIVPGQDIPTSVTATDSGIPTVTVKIEHATKDVTDDPSQADKVVKTVTRTIDVNVAGKTSEYTTQSVTLHRTATEDLVTKQVTYGDWNTEGAKFDAVTAPAEAGYTVQNPDAAPEVAVTGDTGDSTVTFNYDANSHNQVINYVGPDGTVVKTYDVTGKTGETVDTNIQTNLPDGWVITDPKVTTQVTFGADDPTPITVNIKHGTKDVTDDPSQADKVKKTVTRTIDLNIAGKTSTYTTQSVTLHRTATEDLVTKEVSYGNWNTEGAKFDAVTAPAEAGYTVQNPNAAPEVAVTGDTVDSTVTFNYDANSHTQVINYVGPDGTVVKTYDVVGKTGETVDTNIQSNVPDGWVITDPKVTSQITFGTDDPTPITVNIKHGTKDVTDDPSQADKVVKTVTRTIDVNVAGKTSEYTTQTVTLHRTATEDLVTKEVTYGPWNTEGAKFEAVTAPAEAGYTVQNPDAAPEVAVTGETADSTVTFNYDANSHTQVINYVGPDGTVVKTYDVAGKTGETVDTNIQSNIPEGWVITDPKVTSQITFGTDDPAPITVKHQAWY, from the coding sequence ATGCTATCAAAAAAGAATTACCAAGAGAAACTACGTAAAATGGAACAAAAGAAAGAACGTTTCTCAATTCGTAAGTTTTCTGTTGGAGCTGCTTCAGTTTTAATTGGATTCTTTTTCATGGGTGCTGGTACTCAATCTGTAGTGCATGCAGATGTTGCTACAAAAGTACAAGCTGAAAACGTGTCTAGTTCTAATGACCAAGAAACTAAGCCAGCAACCAGTGAAGCTGCAATTCAATCAAGTAATAAAGAAAATGAATCACTAGCTTCTAGTTCAGCTACTTCACAAGCAAGCAGTGCTGCTTCAGATGCAGAATCAATCTCTGCCTCATCAGCTGCTTCTCAAGAAGCTACTAGCGAAAAAAGCACTCACTCTCAAGCAAGTGAGAGTGTAAAGAGTAGTGCAGATAAGAAAGAGACTGTACAAAGTAGTTCAGCTGCTAAAGAAGATAAGCAAAAGTTGACATCAGTAGCTTCTGCAGAATCTACAACACCAGCTAGCTCATCAGTTGCTGTTAATACTAGTGCAGCTTCTATTAGTTCAGCAGCAAGTTCTGCAAATAATGCAAATAAGGAAGAAAAAGCAGCAAGTAGTGCAGCTAATTTACAAGTTCAACCTATTGCAAATTCTGATGTAAATTCAGTTCAACCAGTTACTTCTCAAGCACTTAATAACTTGAAGACTGCTAACATGGCTAATGAACTTAAATCATTAGTGGCTCAAGGTGCAGCTGTCGGTAAAAACGACAAGGGTACTTATGCAATGTTAGATGCTACTCAAGCTACTGATCCAACTGTAAATAGTCAAGATGTTTCTGACTGGGCTAGTTTTATTGGCGCATTAAATGATGCTAATGTTGGTGTGATTAACGTTACTAAGGACATTACTGTAACTGGTAAAACTGCTAACTTAGGTGGACAAGCTTTAGGTTACAATGGTTGTTTAACTTTACCTACTACTAATAATGCTCGTAAAGTTACTATTACCAGTGCCGATAACAGCACAATTGACTTTGGTCACTACAGCTTAATGTTCCAAAACAGTAACCAAAAGAATGGTAACGGTTGGGATATTACTCTTGATAACCTTACTCTTAAAGGTGTTGAAAAAGATGGTAGTGGTGAAACTGCTTCTGCTGCGCCAACTCTCTACGGTCTCCTTTCATTTGAAGACGTTAGTGGTGCTAATCAAAAGAAGGATACAGTTACTTTACATGATGTAACTGCTACTACTACCAATCGTCCAATCGTTGAAGGTGCTTCTAAAGATAATCACTCAAATGAATACTACACTTTAAAATTAAGTGGTAATAACAACATTACTGCATCGTTCAATGACCATACAGCTGGTGATACGCTTGGAGTAAGTGGTTCAGCTTTAGATGCTGGTTATGTAAGTGTTGAAGATGGCACTACCACTATTAATGTAGGTTCTACATGGGACGCCATGAATAACTATGGTGCTGATGCTATCCGTAGTTCACAATTTGATGTTAGTGATAACGACGGCAATGTTACTAAATACAGTGTTGATGTTAAGCAAGGTGCTACTGTAAATATTACTGGCACTGGCTATGCTAAAGGTATTTTTGAAGCTGATGGTCAACACGGTTCAGTTAACATTGATGGTACTGTAAACATGAACATGGGTACCGGTCGCTCATTAGCTATTTTTGGTGGTAACTTAAATATCGGTAAGACTGGTTCTGTTGACATTACTACCCAACAAGCTTCTGATGGTGGGAAAGACCTTAACAGTTTTAAAGGTGGCCAATATGGTGTTATTTCAATTGGTCAAGGTAACCCAGCAACTACTGGTAATGCCGCAGCCATGAACGCCATTAATGATAATGGTTCACTTAAGATTGTTCGTACTTCTACTAAGAAAACTTTAACTCCACTTATTGCTTTGGGTTCAGGTTCATCATTACATGATGGTGACTTCAGAGTTAATGTTAATAATGGTGCAAAGCTTGACTTACAAGATGGTGCTAACCAATACGATTTAGGGATGATTTATGTATCAGGTGCTGGTACTAAGTCCTCATTCAACGTTACTAACCCAGGTTACGTTAACTTACAAAGATTAAACAATCCACTTCCATCAGTTGGTGGTCAATTAGTTTACCTTGAAGGTAACCCACAAGAATTTATTACTAATGCGCCAATTGCTGAATGGCAAGCTGGTAATATGACTAATAGCCCAAGTTTCACTTGGATGGTTGATAAGTTAGATACCATGAACAACTGGGGAACTAATGCTGGTACTGGATTTACCCCTGCAGGTAAGACTACAACTCAAAGTGGAAAAGGTGTGCCAACACTTTTAACTTCAAATGCTACTGTTGTAATGAGTTCTAACCAAGGTGGTGGCCAATATAACGGTGCCCAAGTTGCTAATAGTTCTACCAACCAAGGTACAGTTATTAACAACAATGTTCACTTGAATTCATTATTGAACAACTTTAGTTACGCAACCCCTCAACGTTTAGCAATGGGTACTGAGTTAGTAGCTAAGGATTCTCCAATCAAGTCAAAAGATAGTGATTTGTATGATCCAGAAGTTCAAACTATCGACGGTACTACTGACCAAACTTTAGCTGACTTAAATGCACGCGATGGTATTAAGGGTCTTTTGAAGGCTGATTTAGTTGAAAAGGGTGGTATTACTACTTTATCTGGTACACCAATTTCTGATGCTGAAGCAAATGATTTGATTGGTAGCGTTGATTGGTACAATGCAAGTACTGATGCTGCTGACTGGAATGCCAATATGCTTGATAATAATGGTGCAGCTGAAGCTCAACCAACTAACCCAACTGGTAAGTTAAAGACCACTGATAAATCAGCATGGGCTAAGTTAACTTACAAAGACGGTTCAGTTGACTTTGTTGATATTCCATTGAATATTACTAAACCTCAAGCTGATCAATACGAACCTGCATACCCAGCTGTAGCAGGCTTAAATGATAAGGATCAAACTACTACACCAACATTTAAGGATGCTGACGGTAACGCAACTACTGCTCCCGCAGATACTACTTATGCCTTTACAAATCCTGATAATGTACCAACTGGTGTAACTATTGATAGTTCTACTGGTACAATTACTGTTCCAGCAGGTACTACTCCAGGTGCTTATACTATTCCAGTTACTGTAACTTACCCTGATAAGAGTACTGATGATACTAACGCAAGTGTAACTGTAGATGCTATGCCAGAAGTACAACCAATTGCTGTAAGTGATGGTAAGGTTCCAGATGCTTCAACTGGTATTAAGAACTACGATGCAACAGGTAAAGCAGGTTACCCTTCAAAAGTTGAATGGACTACTACTCCAACTATTGATCCATCAAACCCAGGTACTACTCCTTATGAAGCAAGTGTAACTTACCCAGATGGCACTACCACTACTACTAAGATTCCTGTAACTGTAGTTGGTGCCAAAGAAGACGGCGACCATACTACTGTTTACGGTCCAATGAGTATGACTACTTTCAATGGTGATCCCGCTAATACTCACAAGACCACTGATGGTTCTGCCACTGTAACTCCAAGTAAATTTAATTCAATTGTTGTTCAAAGCGACTACAACTATGATACTGGTGTTTACGGTAAGTCTAAGACCTACAACTTGAGTAGTGATGGTACAACTTATGTCAACGCAGATGATCCAAGTGATACTTTTGCAGCTGACACTATTAGCTATGCATGGCTTCCAGACTACACTCCTAACACTAATGTTGACCAATTCAAGAATGCTGATGGTCAAGTAGTTGTTGGCGATACTTTAGCTAACGATCCAATTGAAAAAAATACTACTGGTTACTTGGTAGGTAATTCAAGATATCGTGCAAATAGTACTCTTAGTGGGGATGCCTTAACTAAGTTATTGATTCCTGCTTCAGTTGCTACTACTTGGCACAACCAATTCATTAACTTCTATGCAGCAACTCCAGTTACTGGTTTAACTGCTATTCACAATGAAGATGCTTCAATTCCTGCTGCAACTAGTGCAGTTGATGAATCACAATTAACTGCAGCTCATAATGCTGCTGTTTCATCAACCGAATGGCAAACTAAGCCTGATATCTCTAAGGTTGGCGATACTACCGGTACTGTAAGAATTAACTTTACTGATGGTACTCACCTTGATGTTGATGTACCAATTAAGGTAACCGACAACGATGCTGATACTTATGTACCTTCATACCCAGATACGGCGGGCTTAAATGATAAGCCACAAACTATCACTCCAGTAGTTAAGGACGACAAGGGTAACACTGCAAGTGTTCCAACTGGTACTACTTATACCTTTACTAACCCTGATGAAGTTCCAACTGGTGTAACTATTGATTCAACCACTGGTACTATTACTGTTCCAGCAGGTACCACTCCAGGTGCTTACAACATTCCGGTTACAGTAACTTACCCAGATGGCAACACTGATACTCCAACTGCTAGTGTAACTGTTGATGCTGTTCCAGAGGTACAACCAATTACTGTAAGTGATGGTAAGGTTCCAGATGCTACAACTGGTATCAAGAACTACGATCCAACTGGTAAAGCAGGCTACCCTTCAAAGGTTGAATGGACTACTACTCCAGTAATCGATCCAACTAAGCCAGGTACTACTGATTACACTGTTAGAGTAACCTACCCAGATGGCAACACTACTACTGCTACTGTGCCAGTAACTGTAACTAATGATGCACAAATTTATACACCAAAGGGACAAGACTTTACTGTATACCAAACTGCAGTGCCAGGTGCTGCTGAAGGTATTGCAAATGCAAGCGAGCTACCAGATGGTACTACTTACACTTGGAAGACAGCACCAGATACTATTAATCCAGCAGGCTTGGAAGGTACTGAAAACTACGGAAAATCAACAGTAGTTCCAGCAGTAGTAACAGTAAATTATCCAGATGGCAGCAGTACTGATGTTCCAATTAATGTGACTGTAAAGTCAAACAAGTTAACAGTTCAAAGACATCTTGTATACACAATTCCATCGGGACCAAATAAGGGACAAAAAGTAGATACTGTTCCACTTTCTCAAGCAACAAGTATTACTTTGGCACCAGGTATATATGAGTACAATGCAGCCGGCATACCAGAGCCAATTTTCAACTCAAATTCAACTTGGGGTACTGGCACAATTATTAATATGCCAGCACCATACTTTAAGGGATATACTGCCAATCCACAAATGGTGCCAACGCTAAATATTGGTGGTGAAAATATAACTGCAGAGGTTCCTACTGAGGTTTACCAAGAAATAACTTATACTGCAAATACTCAGACTGGTAAGATTTCTTATGTGGATAGCACGGGTACAGAAATTGGTTCAACACCACTTACTGGTAAGACTGATGAACCTGTAGCTATTAATCCTGTGGCACCAGAGAACTGGAAGATTGTTCCAGGACAAGATATTCCAACTTCAGTAACTGCTACTGATAGTGGTATCCCAACTGTTACTGTGAAGATTGAACATGCTACTAAGGATGTAACTGATGATCCAAGTCAAGCAGACAAGGTAGTTAAGACCGTTACAAGAACTATTGATGTAAATGTAGCTGGCAAGACTAGTGAATACACTACTCAATCAGTAACTCTTCACAGAACTGCAACCGAAGACTTAGTAACTAAGCAAGTAACTTACGGTGACTGGAACACTGAAGGAGCTAAGTTCGATGCCGTAACAGCTCCAGCAGAAGCAGGTTACACAGTTCAAAACCCAGACGCAGCTCCAGAAGTAGCAGTAACTGGTGATACAGGTGACTCAACTGTAACCTTTAACTATGATGCAAATAGTCACAACCAAGTAATTAACTACGTTGGCCCAGATGGTACAGTTGTTAAGACCTACGATGTAACAGGTAAGACTGGTGAAACTGTTGATACTAACATCCAAACTAACTTACCAGATGGTTGGGTAATCACTGATCCAAAGGTAACTACACAAGTAACCTTCGGTGCAGATGATCCAACTCCAATTACTGTAAACATCAAGCACGGTACTAAGGATGTAACTGACGATCCAAGTCAAGCAGACAAGGTAAAGAAGACAGTTACTAGAACAATTGATCTTAATATTGCTGGCAAGACTTCAACTTACACTACCCAATCAGTAACTCTCCACAGAACTGCAACTGAAGACTTAGTAACTAAGGAAGTAAGTTACGGTAACTGGAATACTGAAGGAGCTAAGTTTGACGCAGTAACAGCTCCAGCAGAAGCAGGTTACACTGTTCAAAACCCAAATGCCGCACCAGAAGTAGCTGTAACCGGTGATACAGTAGATTCAACAGTAACCTTCAACTACGATGCAAATAGTCATACTCAAGTAATCAACTACGTGGGTCCAGATGGCACAGTTGTTAAGACATACGATGTAGTCGGTAAGACAGGTGAAACTGTAGATACGAACATCCAAAGTAATGTTCCAGATGGTTGGGTAATCACAGATCCAAAGGTAACAAGTCAAATTACCTTCGGAACAGATGATCCAACTCCAATTACTGTAAACATCAAGCATGGTACTAAGGATGTAACTGATGATCCAAGTCAAGCAGACAAGGTAGTTAAGACCGTTACAAGAACTATTGATGTAAATGTAGCTGGCAAGACTAGTGAATACACTACTCAAACTGTAACTCTTCACAGAACTGCAACTGAAGACTTAGTAACTAAGGAAGTAACTTATGGTCCATGGAACACTGAAGGAGCTAAGTTTGAAGCTGTAACTGCTCCAGCAGAAGCAGGTTACACTGTTCAAAACCCAGACGCAGCACCAGAAGTAGCAGTAACTGGTGAAACAGCAGACTCAACAGTAACCTTCAACTACGATGCAAATAGTCATACTCAAGTAATTAACTACGTAGGTCCAGATGGCACAGTTGTTAAGACCTACGATGTAGCCGGTAAGACTGGTGAAACTGTAGATACTAACATCCAAAGTAATATTCCAGAAGGTTGGGTAATCACTGATCCTAAGGTAACAAGTCAAATTACCTTCGGAACAGATGATCCAGCTCCAATTACTGTGAAACATCAAGCATGGTACTAA